The Colletes latitarsis isolate SP2378_abdomen chromosome 1, iyColLati1, whole genome shotgun sequence genomic interval TGTCTGTGATCTTTTCCCCGGTTTCCACCTCCCCTATATCTATAACGAGGTCCTCGGATGCCGCAGCTAATAACTGTCCGTCGTACGAAAATGATATAGTTCTCACTGGCCATTCTAATCGTGAAAATGTTCTTAAACAACACAATTCGTCCGCATCCCATAGCGAAACTAATGCATCCGCCGAACCGGTAGCGAAGTACCTTCCGGTAGGATCGAATTCTATGCAAATACATGTCCCAGGATGTGCCTTGATTACATGTAACAATTCCAGATCTGGATAGCTGAGAATGTGCACACAGCCTTGACCATTTGTTAGATAAAAAGTGTCGGAGTCTTTGTTCCAAGAAATTTCATTTACTTCGAAGTTAAACTGTTCCTCCGCGCGAATCTTCATTATTCGCGCATCGATAAAAGTTACCAGATCTTCCTTGTTTCCAACTGCTATTGTATTGCCATCCGGTGACCaggatatattaatattttctccTCTTGTACTGATATTTGCAGTGCATTTTTGAGTTCTTGTGTCCCATATACGAACTGTTTTGTCTCCGCTCGCGGTGGATAACAGTTCTGGATAAAAAGCATGCCAGCATAGTTGGTCCACGCTACCACCGTGTCCTTTAAATGTTGTTTCttgtttctatttaaaaaataaccgtCGGTTATT includes:
- the Tex gene encoding THO complex 3 homolog tex, with amino-acid sequence MSVSRVEELISYFKSHNKIREQQSHSAKVHSVGWSCDGKLLASGSFDKSVCIFSLGPDRLKQETTFKGHGGSVDQLCWHAFYPELLSTASGDKTVRIWDTRTQKCTANISTRGENINISWSPDGNTIAVGNKEDLVTFIDARIMKIRAEEQFNFEVNEISWNKDSDTFYLTNGQGCVHILSYPDLELLHVIKAHPGTCICIEFDPTGRYFATGSADALVSLWDADELCCLRTFSRLEWPVRTISFSYDGQLLAAASEDLVIDIGEVETGEKITDIPVEAATFTVAWHPKQYLLAYACDDKDTYDRKRDAGSLKVFGFAND